One Castanea sativa cultivar Marrone di Chiusa Pesio chromosome 4, ASM4071231v1 DNA window includes the following coding sequences:
- the LOC142632559 gene encoding uncharacterized protein LOC142632559: protein MNLMVQQFQNLKSGQEENKTNHNSPTMEGEKINERINKMEEMIRRAREMEDLMDYQSLSLFPDVRLLPKFKMPTLDKFDRTGYPKSYLKMYMRAIKPLGVTEELLAQMFQNTLTGATLRWFLNLDDARARRWEDICREFHNQYKYNIEVDIIRRDLETTKQEPKESFSTFFTKWRSKATQMMNRPSEEEQLVIVVKNLLLVYYKYLFAQYFPNFKALIATRIQIEDAINNFTIKNEDPPRFKKNLGSSSKTEEVYNIYKNVPY, encoded by the coding sequence ATGAACCTTATGGTACAACAATTTCAGAACCTGAAGAGTGGCCAAGAGGAGAACAAGACTAACCATAATTCCCCAACCATGGAAGGAGAGAAGATCAATGAGAGGATAAATAAGATGGAAGAGATGATTAGGAGAGCTCGTGAGATGGAAGACCTCATGGACTACCAATCACTCTCACTTTTCCCTGATGTAAGATTGCTTCCTAAGTTTAAGATGCCAACCTTAGACAAGTTTGATAGGACCGGCTACCCAAAGTCCTATCTGAAGATGTATATGAGGGCCATAAAACCCCTAGGAGTGACTGAAGAACTACTTGCTCAAATGTTCCAAAATACTCTAACTGGAGCCACTCTTAGGTGGTTCCTCAACTTAGATGATGCTAGAGCAAGGAGGTGGGAAGACATTTGCCGTGAGTTTCATAATCAATACAAGTACAACATAGAGGTGGATATAATAAGGAGGGATCTTGAGACCACAAAGCAAGAGCCGAAAGAATCATTCTCTACCTTCTTTACCAAGTGGAGGTCCAAAGCTACACAGATGATGAATCGGCCAAGTGAAGAAGAACAATTAGTTATAgttgtaaagaatttattacTTGTATACTATAAGTACTTATTTGCCCAATATTTCCCTAATTTTAAAGCTTTGATTGCTACTAGAATCCAAATTGAAGATGCAATaaataatttcactataaaGAATGAGGACCCaccaaggtttaaaaagaatttaggaTCTAGTTCTAAAACTGAAGAAGTTTATAATATCTACAAAAATGTTCCTTATTGA